The Nocardia vinacea genome contains the following window.
GCGCCGTCGAAACTGCCGCTGCCATGGTCGATTGCACAGAGCTGCTCGACCGGTACCCGGCGCAGCTCAGCGGTGGACAGCAACAGCGCGTCGCGGTGGCCCGTGGCCTGGTGGCCCGGCCCGATCTGGTGCTCTTCGATGAACCGTTGAGCAATCTGGATGCCAGATTGCGGGATCAGGTTCGTACGCAAATCCATCAGCTGCATCGAAGTCTCGGATTCACAGCGGTTTTCGTCACCCATGACCAGGCCGAGGCATTCGCCCTCGGCGACCGGGTCGCCATTATGAAGGCGGGCAAGATCGAACAGTACGATGCGCCCGAGCAGGTTTTCGAGCATCCGGTGTCGGAGTACGTGGCCGCGTTCATCGGTATGGCCAACCGGCTGGAACTGCGCCGCGGTCCCGGTGGTTGGGTGACCTCGGCCGGTGATGGTATCGACCTGACGCGTGCGGTGGTGCGCGGACGAGCCGACGAAGGTACGTCCGCAGTCGCGCGGCTACGTCCCGACGATGTCGTCGTGCATTCGTCGATCGACGAAGTGCCGCAGGGCGATGTGGCACTGCATGCCGAGTTGGTGACCTACGAATACGGCGGCCGCCACTTCGATGTGACCGTCCGCTCGGGTGGCGAACAGCTCGCGGTGCGGGTCGGTGCGGCCACCCATGGCGCCACATTGCGCCGAAGCCGCCCGGGAGATCCCATGGTCGTCAGTTTCTCGCCGGCGAGCTTGCGGGTATTCGCACTGCCGGATGGCGCGGGCGCGGATGTGCCGGAGCTGGCGACCGCGGGTGCGGGCGGGCAGTCGTGATGGCCACGCTCACCGCCACGAACACTCGGTCTATTGCCATACCCGCGCAGTTGCGGGCCAGAATCGGATATCTGGCCTTGCTGGCGGTTCTCGCCTATCTGGTCGTACTGCCGATGATCCGGCTGCAATCGCTGGCGTTCGAAAACGGCGCGCAGGGTTATCGAAATCAATACGGGCGCTTCGATATCGCGGAGACGATCGGGACGACCATCGCGCTGGCCCTCGGATCGCTCGTGATCGCGATGGTGCTCGGCACGGTGCTGGCGTTCGCGGCGAGTCGACTGCCGGACCGCCTCGGGTTCCTGCGGATCATTCCGATCCTGCCGATCGTCATGCCCGCGGTCGCCAACGTCGTCGGTTGGGCCTTTCTACTGTCGCCAGGGCCCGGCTACTTGAACCTGGTGCTCAGGAAGTTGCCGTGGTGGAGCGGATCGGATACCGGACCGATCGACGTCTACACCGTTCCGTGGATCATCATCCTCACCGCCTTCGGGCTGACGTCGTTCGTCTACCTTTTCGTCAGCGCGGGCATGCAGAACGTCAGCTCCGAACATCTCGAGGCCGCACAGGTGAGCGGGTCGTCCACGCTCGGAGTGTTCTTCCGGGTGGTGCTGCCATTGCTGCGCCCGTCGTTGATCTACGGCGGCGGAATTGCGTTGCTGCTCGGCCTCGGCCAGTTCACCGGTCCGCTGCTGCTCGGCCAGAACAGTGGCGTCAAGGTGCTCACCACCGAGATGTACCGTCGAGTGTCGGAATCACCATCCGACTTCGCCGCCGCCGCGGCGGCCGGCTCGCCACTGGTGATCTTCGGGCTCGTCCTGGTACTGATCCAGAAGGCCTTGCTGGGCAACCAGACTCGCTTCGTCACCCACGGCGGCAAGGCGTTCGCGCCGTCCACCGGCCGCGCCGCCTGGGCTGTGGTGACGATCATCGGCTACGCGTTGTTCGCCCTCGTCATCCCGTTGGTCGGGTTGATCATCGTGGCCTCGACGCGGTACTGGTCGGGGTCGCTGTCGTGGAACCTGTTCACGCTCGACAATTTCCGAGAGTTGGCGGCCACCGACGCGATCGTCGAATCTGTAGTCACGAGTGTGCTGACATCGCTCGGCGCGGTGGCGATCTGCGTACCCATCGGCTACGTGATGGCCAACCTGCTGGTACGAGGCCGACGCCACAAAATAATGGCGCTCATCGGTGATTTCATCACGGCATTGCCGCTCGGCATCCCGGCGGTGATCTTCGGCGTCGGCTTCTTGCTCACCTACACCGAGCCGCCATTGATTCTGTACGGCACGCGAACAGTGATC
Protein-coding sequences here:
- a CDS encoding ABC transporter ATP-binding protein — its product is MSSQFTVSGLTKTYGSNVVVDRLDLAIEEGELLVLLGPSGCGKTTTLRCLAGLETPQDGSITFKDRRVFDAEAKLNVPVHKRNIGMVFQSYALWPHMTVRKNIRYPLQVRKLRKEISGGAVETAAAMVDCTELLDRYPAQLSGGQQQRVAVARGLVARPDLVLFDEPLSNLDARLRDQVRTQIHQLHRSLGFTAVFVTHDQAEAFALGDRVAIMKAGKIEQYDAPEQVFEHPVSEYVAAFIGMANRLELRRGPGGWVTSAGDGIDLTRAVVRGRADEGTSAVARLRPDDVVVHSSIDEVPQGDVALHAELVTYEYGGRHFDVTVRSGGEQLAVRVGAATHGATLRRSRPGDPMVVSFSPASLRVFALPDGAGADVPELATAGAGGQS
- a CDS encoding ABC transporter permease, whose translation is MATLTATNTRSIAIPAQLRARIGYLALLAVLAYLVVLPMIRLQSLAFENGAQGYRNQYGRFDIAETIGTTIALALGSLVIAMVLGTVLAFAASRLPDRLGFLRIIPILPIVMPAVANVVGWAFLLSPGPGYLNLVLRKLPWWSGSDTGPIDVYTVPWIIILTAFGLTSFVYLFVSAGMQNVSSEHLEAAQVSGSSTLGVFFRVVLPLLRPSLIYGGGIALLLGLGQFTGPLLLGQNSGVKVLTTEMYRRVSESPSDFAAAAAAGSPLVIFGLVLVLIQKALLGNQTRFVTHGGKAFAPSTGRAAWAVVTIIGYALFALVIPLVGLIIVASTRYWSGSLSWNLFTLDNFRELAATDAIVESVVTSVLTSLGAVAICVPIGYVMANLLVRGRRHKIMALIGDFITALPLGIPAVIFGVGFLLTYTEPPLILYGTRTVIILVYVVLMLPFATRMQMTAMLSLGNTYTEASATSGASPFVTNARIMLPLMRPTILSAVALMFILLTHEFAASLLVRASTTQVMGTLLFDMWQNGSYPLVAAMALLMTAVTTIGVALAMLVGGRNVLSKL